In Caproiciproducens sp. NJN-50, the following are encoded in one genomic region:
- a CDS encoding MurR/RpiR family transcriptional regulator — translation MDSIIKIRDSYDRLTHKQKKIADYLLANPEDICYISLKDLSEQTASSEATILRTCKLLGFRNFIELKQSFRKHTQQLVKNLSSSRFFLEELPPFAEGDQKLLLQSICDHESEKCSDFFRNIEMDEVLKAAGLILKAQNILLFGQGISKVLTQFFEKRLSLLGINAYAIDPEEMDNAQTRLARLKKGDVCIAISFPRYYTPIRNIIQYVEEKKISVIVITDSPKSPLILQNSLNFICQTSTTMFFNSLSVPFALINLIASGVVLEMGPQYDKLVATTHEIAHCINKISYD, via the coding sequence ATGGATTCCATTATAAAGATCCGCGACAGCTACGACAGACTGACCCATAAGCAGAAAAAGATCGCAGACTACCTACTGGCAAATCCCGAAGACATATGCTATATCTCCCTGAAGGACCTCAGTGAACAAACCGCCTCCTCAGAAGCAACCATTCTGCGTACGTGCAAACTTCTGGGATTCCGCAATTTTATTGAGCTGAAACAGTCTTTCCGGAAGCATACGCAGCAATTGGTGAAGAACCTGTCTTCTTCCCGTTTTTTCCTTGAGGAGCTTCCTCCCTTCGCGGAGGGCGACCAAAAGCTGCTGCTGCAAAGTATTTGCGACCATGAATCCGAAAAATGCAGCGATTTTTTCAGAAATATTGAAATGGACGAGGTTCTGAAAGCTGCGGGGCTGATTTTAAAGGCTCAAAACATCTTGCTGTTCGGTCAGGGAATTTCAAAAGTCCTCACACAGTTTTTTGAAAAGCGGCTCTCTCTTTTGGGGATTAACGCCTATGCCATCGATCCTGAAGAAATGGATAACGCGCAAACAAGGCTCGCCCGGCTGAAAAAGGGCGATGTTTGCATCGCAATTTCCTTTCCGCGGTACTACACTCCGATTCGGAATATTATCCAATACGTTGAGGAAAAGAAAATATCCGTTATCGTCATTACGGACAGTCCTAAATCCCCCCTTATTTTACAGAACAGTTTAAACTTTATCTGTCAGACTTCCACCACCATGTTTTTCAATTCGCTCTCGGTTCCGTTCGCCCTGATCAATTTGATCGCCTCCGGCGTCGTGTTGGAAATGGGGCCGCAATATGACAAGCTGGTGGCAACAACCCATGAGATCGCCCATTGCATCAACAAAATATCATATGATTAG
- a CDS encoding aspartate/glutamate racemase family protein: protein MEGKTIGVLGGMGPLATADLFRKIILMTQADSDNDHIRVIIDSNVNIPDRTEAILHHGKDPLPEMMKSAKLLEAAGADVIIMPCNTAHYFIRSLERSVTVPFLNMISLTANELRENQIKTAGLLATDGTCKSGLYEKALTAAGIRTLTPEPGGQERVMQAIYRVKAGKEVPASELWPVVEKLEAGGAEGIILGCTELPLILKPAQMRIPCFDPTAVLAKQAVLFAGKQISEKAALFFCRKRRENQVG from the coding sequence ATGGAAGGAAAGACGATTGGTGTTCTGGGCGGAATGGGTCCTCTGGCAACGGCGGACCTTTTCCGGAAAATCATCCTGATGACGCAGGCCGACAGTGATAACGACCATATCCGGGTTATCATTGACAGTAACGTAAATATTCCGGACCGGACGGAGGCGATTCTCCACCACGGGAAAGATCCGCTGCCGGAAATGATGAAATCCGCAAAATTGCTGGAAGCGGCGGGGGCGGACGTCATTATCATGCCCTGCAACACAGCTCACTATTTCATTCGCTCCTTAGAAAGGTCGGTCACTGTTCCTTTTTTGAACATGATCTCCCTCACGGCGAACGAATTGAGAGAGAATCAAATCAAAACAGCCGGATTGTTGGCGACGGACGGGACCTGCAAAAGCGGCCTTTATGAAAAGGCCCTTACCGCCGCGGGGATTCGGACGCTGACGCCGGAACCAGGCGGTCAGGAGCGGGTGATGCAGGCGATTTACCGCGTCAAAGCGGGGAAGGAGGTCCCCGCTTCCGAGCTTTGGCCTGTTGTGGAAAAGCTGGAGGCGGGGGGCGCGGAGGGGATCATCCTCGGATGCACGGAGCTGCCGCTGATTTTGAAGCCGGCGCAGATGCGCATTCCATGTTTCGATCCCACCGCCGTTCTGGCTAAGCAGGCTGTTTTGTTTGCCGGAAAACAGATCAGTGAAAAAGCCGCCCTGTTTTTCTGCCGGAAACGGCGGGAAAATCAGGTCGGCTAA